In Bacteroidota bacterium, a single genomic region encodes these proteins:
- a CDS encoding gliding motility-associated C-terminal domain-containing protein: protein MVTDNTITAPATPCSNMSNWWWGKFTATGTSTDLFLWGKDEIGASIEVFEGPCGASMTEIFCNSNTGAKNNPNWGNMVTVPGKQYYVIVKSSTGMSQGRLCIYSEPAEATKPVCGADMSFEGGTSNGWTGNWGSYHLATAPGSVFTWDLYNASKPANLYQVTSGTGRDGFVSFLPVVAPGGGNNSFRIGSYGTAEGEPGTVNGVTNQQLHAAAASASYCFTVNSSNAGFGYKYAVVLDAPSHPAELQPLFDVIITKQSNGDTLPCARYSHYPKDGVSPFYYVGSNLDISTGDGIAFTPWVDVVTDLSGYIGQTVCVTFRVRDCEGGGNATCCPADSGTYYGSHFAYAYFDTYCIPMTITNPEFCVGAASIQICAPSGYMSYSWPAGQPGLTGSPTTQCVTIDNPVPGTNYTVNMISYSGCPVNMTIPLKAIPTLTSSDASICPGATANISVTGTGAGPYTYSWSNGLGSSPTQSVSPTATTIYTVTVTNGSSCSSTETITVTVSSCIQVSVTGGAVCPGSCLNLTAVASIGTPPYTYSWNPGGTTGDTFNACPNVTTTYSVTATDSTGATKTSTVTVTINNPAVLTGSSTPADCGSNNGTASISATGGIPGYSYVWSVGGATSATISNLIPGNYTVTATDGNGCVSSTTVFVDSVAGIVTTTAVNVSCNGGSDGIVSATISGGSPAYTYSWSNGSSAQTTNGLGQGTYTVTVKDGGACTSTSVVTVNQPSALAISTSTTPGGCSLPIGTATATTTGGTSGYSYLWSPGGATSATVSNLSSGTYTVTTTDANGCTATTTTIVGTTVAGTVTAVSTDVSCNNSNDGTATASITGGTPGFTYSWSNGSAGQTINGLVQGNYTVTVIDGAGCSSTTIVTINQPTSVLPTASGTSATCDQTNGTATVSSVGGTPAYTFLWSAGGATNATISNLAAGTYTVTTTDAKGCTAVTTVVIAGTSSVVAIANATDVVCKGNNNGTVTVSVIGGTDPLTYSWSNGTSGLSIITGLNPTTYIVTVTDANGCSSTATATVGIKSTLTAGFTPDPTTGTQPVTVNFTNTSIGANSFEWYFGDTTQSALTDPTHLYPYAGTYTVILVARDSLGCIDTAKYDIFIKEKCMLFLIPNVFTPNGDTRNDIFRIRGKCIIAFDALVYDRWGLKMYGWNDINGGWDGTSNGKEAPDGTYYYIVKATGADGVQYDQAGFLQLIR from the coding sequence GTGGTTACCGATAACACCATAACGGCTCCTGCAACACCTTGTTCAAACATGAGCAACTGGTGGTGGGGAAAATTTACAGCAACCGGTACAAGTACAGACTTGTTCCTATGGGGAAAAGATGAAATTGGCGCTTCAATTGAAGTTTTTGAAGGCCCCTGCGGTGCTTCAATGACGGAAATTTTTTGTAACAGTAATACTGGAGCTAAAAACAATCCAAACTGGGGCAATATGGTCACAGTTCCTGGTAAACAATATTATGTTATAGTAAAAAGTTCAACCGGAATGAGCCAGGGACGCTTATGTATTTATTCTGAACCTGCCGAAGCAACAAAACCCGTTTGCGGAGCTGATATGTCATTTGAAGGAGGCACATCAAATGGCTGGACCGGAAACTGGGGAAGCTATCACCTTGCAACTGCACCGGGCTCTGTTTTTACATGGGATCTGTATAATGCAAGTAAGCCTGCTAATCTATATCAGGTTACATCCGGCACCGGCAGAGACGGGTTCGTATCATTCCTTCCTGTTGTAGCTCCCGGGGGAGGAAACAATTCATTCCGGATCGGTTCATACGGAACTGCGGAAGGTGAACCAGGAACAGTTAATGGAGTTACCAATCAGCAACTTCATGCTGCTGCGGCTTCTGCCAGTTACTGCTTTACTGTAAATTCATCTAATGCCGGATTCGGATATAAATATGCCGTTGTGCTTGACGCACCTTCCCATCCTGCTGAGCTGCAGCCTTTGTTTGATGTAATTATCACCAAACAATCCAATGGCGATACACTCCCATGCGCACGTTATTCCCATTATCCAAAAGATGGTGTTTCACCTTTCTATTATGTAGGAAGCAATTTAGATATCAGTACCGGAGATGGTATCGCCTTTACCCCATGGGTCGATGTGGTAACCGACCTGAGTGGATACATCGGCCAAACTGTTTGTGTTACTTTCAGGGTGCGTGATTGCGAAGGAGGAGGAAATGCCACTTGCTGCCCTGCAGATTCAGGGACATACTACGGCAGTCACTTTGCTTATGCTTACTTTGATACCTATTGTATTCCCATGACCATAACCAATCCGGAATTTTGTGTTGGTGCGGCAAGTATTCAAATATGTGCCCCTTCAGGTTATATGTCTTATTCGTGGCCGGCAGGACAACCTGGCCTGACCGGTTCCCCTACTACGCAATGCGTTACAATTGACAATCCTGTACCTGGAACCAACTATACTGTAAATATGATCTCCTATTCAGGATGCCCTGTAAATATGACAATTCCGCTAAAAGCGATTCCAACATTAACAAGCAGCGACGCAAGCATTTGCCCAGGAGCTACTGCTAACATTTCCGTCACCGGAACCGGCGCTGGTCCATATACATACTCCTGGTCAAACGGATTAGGTTCCAGCCCGACACAATCTGTTAGTCCGACCGCAACAACAATATATACTGTAACTGTTACCAATGGCAGCAGTTGTTCTTCAACAGAAACCATAACAGTAACTGTAAGTTCATGTATACAGGTAAGTGTAACGGGAGGAGCTGTTTGTCCGGGCAGCTGTCTGAATTTGACCGCGGTGGCAAGCATTGGCACACCGCCGTACACATATTCATGGAACCCCGGGGGAACAACAGGAGATACCTTTAATGCATGCCCCAATGTCACAACTACATATTCTGTTACTGCTACCGATAGTACCGGAGCCACTAAAACAAGTACCGTTACTGTTACTATTAACAACCCTGCTGTTTTAACCGGTTCGTCCACACCGGCCGACTGCGGATCAAACAACGGTACTGCCAGTATATCTGCAACCGGCGGCATACCTGGTTATTCTTATGTATGGTCGGTAGGCGGGGCAACTTCTGCTACTATTTCAAATTTAATTCCCGGAAACTATACTGTAACTGCAACTGATGGCAATGGTTGCGTTTCATCCACTACGGTTTTCGTGGATAGCGTAGCGGGCATTGTTACAACAACAGCTGTAAATGTAAGTTGTAACGGAGGCTCTGATGGTATTGTTTCAGCCACCATTTCAGGTGGATCACCTGCATATACATATTCCTGGAGCAATGGATCAAGCGCGCAAACCACAAATGGACTTGGGCAAGGCACCTATACTGTAACTGTGAAAGATGGAGGTGCCTGCACCTCAACTTCAGTGGTTACTGTAAATCAACCTTCAGCTTTAGCCATATCCACATCAACTACTCCCGGCGGTTGTAGTTTGCCTATTGGAACTGCAACAGCAACCACTACCGGCGGCACTTCAGGATATAGTTACCTTTGGTCGCCAGGGGGAGCAACTTCCGCGACCGTCTCAAATTTATCAAGCGGTACTTATACAGTAACGACAACTGACGCCAATGGGTGCACCGCAACGACTACAACTATTGTTGGCACCACAGTCGCGGGAACCGTCACTGCAGTTTCAACGGACGTAAGTTGCAACAACAGTAATGATGGCACAGCTACTGCCTCAATTACAGGTGGAACGCCTGGCTTTACCTATTCATGGAGCAATGGTTCAGCCGGACAAACCATTAACGGCCTTGTCCAGGGAAATTATACAGTAACCGTTATTGATGGGGCCGGCTGCAGTTCAACTACAATTGTTACTATTAACCAACCCACATCGGTTTTACCAACAGCATCCGGTACATCAGCAACTTGTGATCAGACCAATGGGACCGCTACCGTATCATCTGTTGGCGGAACACCCGCTTACACCTTTTTATGGTCAGCAGGAGGTGCGACAAACGCCACGATTTCAAATTTAGCCGCCGGTACGTATACAGTGACCACAACTGATGCTAAAGGATGTACAGCAGTCACCACTGTTGTGATTGCAGGTACATCTTCCGTAGTTGCCATAGCAAATGCTACTGATGTAGTTTGCAAAGGAAATAACAATGGTACGGTCACGGTTTCCGTTATAGGCGGAACAGATCCTCTGACCTATTCATGGAGCAATGGAACTTCAGGTTTAAGCATCATCACCGGCTTAAACCCGACAACTTATATTGTAACAGTAACTGATGCAAACGGATGTTCAAGCACCGCCACAGCAACAGTTGGCATTAAGAGCACTCTAACAGCAGGATTTACACCGGATCCTACAACAGGCACCCAGCCGGTAACTGTTAACTTCACAAACACAAGCATTGGGGCTAATTCCTTTGAATGGTATTTTGGGGATACTACTCAAAGTGCACTTACTGATCCGACACATCTTTATCCTTATGCTGGCACCTATACGGTAATATTGGTAGCACGCGATTCTTTGGGTTGTATTGATACGGCGAAATATGACATTTTTATTAAAGAGAAATGTATGTTATTCCTTATTCCCAATGTTTTTACTCCGAACGGAGATACAAGAAATGACATATTCAGGATCAGGGGGAAATGCATCATCGCTTTTGATGCTTTGGTTTACGACCGCTGGGGCCTGAAAATGTATGGGTGGAATGATATTAACGGCGGATGGGATGGTACATCAAATGGAAAAGAAGCTCCGGATGGAACATATTATTATATAGTAAAAGCAACGGGGGCTGACGGGGTCCAGTACGATCAGGCAGGTTTTCTTCAATTGATACGCTAA
- a CDS encoding LysE family transporter produces MTEALLKGIGLGLMLAMTLGPSFFALLQTSIKNGLGSGITLAFGIFTSDVFYVAVAYLGATSLLSDAQNKFYIEIAGGILLVVFGAIALLQKKEIKDSVDVKQEKRSVTFVKGFLLNTFNPAVFFLWFLWMSIVSTEFKFSYIDIVTCFCAALGTILLTDILKVVIANQLRNIMTPTVQQWASRILGIILITIGVNLMCQDCLLHLFFTLIGK; encoded by the coding sequence ATGACCGAAGCACTCCTTAAAGGAATAGGGCTGGGCTTAATGCTGGCCATGACATTGGGCCCTTCTTTTTTCGCGCTGCTTCAAACCAGTATTAAGAATGGACTTGGTTCCGGCATTACACTTGCATTCGGGATATTTACCAGTGACGTGTTTTATGTGGCGGTGGCCTACCTTGGTGCCACGAGCCTGCTAAGTGATGCGCAAAATAAATTTTATATTGAAATTGCAGGCGGAATATTACTTGTAGTGTTTGGCGCGATCGCTTTATTACAGAAAAAAGAAATAAAGGATAGCGTTGATGTTAAACAGGAAAAACGTTCCGTCACTTTTGTAAAGGGGTTTTTGCTGAATACGTTTAATCCGGCGGTATTTTTTCTTTGGTTCCTTTGGATGAGCATTGTAAGTACCGAATTCAAGTTTTCTTATATAGATATTGTTACCTGTTTCTGCGCGGCTCTTGGAACCATTTTATTAACAGATATACTGAAAGTGGTTATAGCTAATCAATTGCGAAACATAATGACTCCCACCGTTCAACAGTGGGCCAGCCGCATACTCGGGATTATCCTGATCACAATAGGAGTCAATTTAATGTGCCAGGATTGCCTGCTACACTTGTTTTTCACACTGATCGGAAAATAA
- a CDS encoding GH3 auxin-responsive promoter family protein, translating to MALLGSILKRTIEIGGKLPKIRKADAYRVQTKTLKHLLAKAEFTAFGEHYNFTRILGSNDIIGSFQQTVDTHDYNSIFKRWWYRSLNGEPYVCWPDHIKYFALSSGTSEASSKHIPITKEMLRAIKKTSVLQILSQFHYNLPKEHFERGMLMIGGSTHLNYNGTYFEGDLSGITTGNIPFWFQHFYKPGSRISKERDWNAKLEEIMKNAKAWDISAVCGVPAWIQILFEKIIKHYNVNNIHDIWPNLAIYVHGGVHFEPYKKGFEKLLGKPIIYLETYLASEGFIAYQNRPDATGMKLVMNNGIFYEFVPFTDDNFDADGTMKPNPVALHVGQVQEDVEYAILLSTCAGAWRYLIGDTIKFTSLEHYEIKITGRTKHFLSLCGEQLSQDNMNQAIKIVSDELNIDIKEFSVAGINFESLFAHRWYIGTDEKVDANELKKKIDEQLKVLNDDYRVERIAALKEIFVEVLPANVFYDWMRKIGKEGGQNKFPRVLKKEKLIDWENYLIQNNLVKRN from the coding sequence ATGGCCCTGCTGGGTTCAATATTAAAGCGTACCATTGAGATCGGCGGCAAGCTGCCGAAAATAAGGAAGGCTGACGCTTACCGGGTACAAACGAAAACGCTTAAACATTTACTGGCCAAAGCCGAATTTACCGCTTTTGGTGAGCATTATAATTTCACACGTATCCTTGGTTCAAATGATATTATCGGGAGTTTTCAGCAAACAGTTGATACGCACGATTATAATTCCATTTTCAAAAGGTGGTGGTATCGTTCACTGAACGGAGAGCCCTATGTTTGCTGGCCAGACCATATTAAGTATTTCGCCTTAAGTTCGGGTACTTCCGAAGCTTCAAGTAAGCATATTCCCATTACTAAAGAGATGTTGAGGGCGATAAAGAAAACAAGCGTTCTTCAGATCCTTTCGCAATTTCACTACAATCTGCCTAAAGAACATTTCGAACGGGGAATGCTTATGATCGGGGGCAGCACACACCTTAATTACAACGGAACCTATTTTGAAGGCGACCTGAGCGGAATAACCACGGGAAATATTCCATTTTGGTTCCAGCATTTTTACAAGCCAGGCTCGCGTATTTCAAAGGAGCGTGACTGGAACGCCAAGCTGGAAGAGATTATGAAAAACGCCAAGGCCTGGGATATATCGGCTGTATGTGGGGTTCCGGCATGGATACAGATCCTGTTCGAGAAAATAATAAAACATTATAACGTAAACAACATACACGACATCTGGCCCAACCTGGCTATTTATGTTCACGGAGGTGTTCACTTCGAGCCATACAAGAAGGGTTTTGAAAAGTTGTTGGGAAAACCAATAATATATCTTGAAACATACCTGGCATCCGAAGGATTTATTGCCTATCAGAACCGTCCGGATGCTACAGGCATGAAGCTGGTAATGAACAATGGAATTTTTTATGAATTTGTTCCGTTCACGGATGATAATTTTGACGCGGACGGGACAATGAAGCCGAACCCTGTTGCACTTCATGTCGGGCAGGTGCAGGAAGATGTGGAATATGCTATCCTCCTTTCAACCTGCGCAGGGGCCTGGCGCTACCTGATAGGTGATACGATCAAATTTACTTCATTGGAACATTATGAGATCAAGATCACCGGCCGCACCAAGCATTTTTTGAGCCTGTGCGGTGAACAATTGTCGCAGGACAATATGAATCAGGCGATCAAAATTGTTTCGGATGAATTGAATATAGATATTAAAGAGTTTTCGGTGGCAGGAATTAATTTCGAGTCTTTGTTCGCGCATCGCTGGTATATTGGCACTGATGAAAAAGTTGACGCGAATGAACTTAAAAAAAAAATCGATGAACAGCTTAAAGTGTTGAACGATGATTACCGTGTGGAGCGGATAGCTGCACTGAAGGAGATCTTTGTTGAAGTGTTGCCTGCTAATGTCTTTTACGATTGGATGCGTAAGATAGGTAAGGAGGGAGGACAAAATAAATTTCCCCGTGTGTTAAAAAAGGAGAAGCTGATCGATTGGGAAAATTATCTTATTCAGAATAATCTGGTTAAACGAAATTAA
- a CDS encoding pyruvate dehydrogenase complex E1 component subunit beta produces the protein MRTIEFREALREAMSEEMRKDERIFLMGEEVAEYNGAYKVSKGMLAEFGEKRVIDTPIAELGFTGIGIGAAMNGLRPIIEFMTFNFSLVAIDQVINSAAKMMSMSGGQFTVPIVFRGPTASAGMLSSQHSQAFDNWYANCPGLKVIVPSNPYDAKGLLKSAIRDNDPVIFMESEQMYGEKGEVPEGEYLIPIGVADIKRQGTDVTIVSFGKIMKAALGAAAELEKEGINAEVIDLRTVRPIDYNTVIESVKKTNRLVIVEEAWPLGSIATEVAFKVQRDAFDYLDAPVKRITCADVPLPYAPTLIEASLPNAARVVKAVKEVMYVNH, from the coding sequence ATGAGAACAATTGAGTTTCGTGAAGCTTTACGGGAAGCTATGAGTGAGGAGATGCGCAAAGATGAACGTATATTCCTTATGGGTGAAGAAGTGGCCGAATATAACGGAGCCTACAAGGTAAGTAAAGGCATGCTTGCCGAATTCGGAGAAAAGCGTGTAATAGATACTCCTATTGCGGAACTTGGTTTTACAGGCATTGGTATTGGTGCCGCCATGAACGGACTTCGTCCGATCATTGAATTCATGACATTTAATTTCTCTCTGGTTGCGATTGATCAGGTGATCAATTCAGCCGCTAAAATGATGAGCATGAGCGGGGGACAATTCACAGTTCCTATAGTTTTTCGCGGACCTACTGCTTCGGCAGGTATGCTCAGTTCACAGCATTCACAGGCATTCGATAATTGGTATGCCAACTGCCCTGGTTTAAAAGTTATTGTTCCTTCAAATCCGTATGATGCTAAAGGTCTTTTAAAATCAGCGATCCGCGATAATGATCCTGTGATTTTTATGGAAAGTGAACAAATGTATGGCGAAAAGGGGGAAGTGCCTGAAGGTGAATACCTCATCCCGATAGGTGTTGCCGACATAAAAAGACAGGGTACGGATGTTACAATTGTTTCTTTCGGAAAAATAATGAAAGCTGCTCTTGGTGCCGCTGCAGAATTGGAGAAGGAGGGTATCAATGCCGAAGTGATCGATCTGCGTACCGTTCGACCTATTGATTACAATACGGTTATTGAATCGGTTAAAAAAACAAATCGCCTCGTTATTGTAGAAGAGGCCTGGCCACTTGGGTCTATTGCAACAGAAGTTGCTTTTAAAGTTCAGCGTGATGCGTTTGATTACCTTGATGCACCTGTAAAACGTATCACTTGTGCTGATGTACCTTTGCCTTATGCCCCAACATTGATTGAAGCTTCATTGCCCAATGCCGCCCGCGTTGTAAAAGCAGTTAAAGAGGTGATGTATGTTAATCATTAA
- a CDS encoding PKD domain-containing protein — translation MRNKLFTFFNLKPLWIGVFILIMFSGTALFAGSLLYTSADSACPGEIVSAYIYPESSQTNWSFGDGFTSTQQNPGHAYSTPNTYLLRCIYYNSSTGKNDTVKQNIVIINNAKPSAKFNASTSACPGDLIRFYPRNLNAVTYSWAFGDGGISTQPQPTYFYSSPGNYPVTLTITSSCGQTGVYTDTIRVKSNVRFNSAVSINSSTVKSCPSDPVAFFFNYNISPASQLWKFGTGDSSILLNPTYSFSALGTYTVTVTAKNGCNIDTTLSRIISVGTANRWSGSIDYEVSPASVCPGDKISYNVYTPAKSYSWNFGDAATSSTTSGQHFYAVANTYTVSLKLTNNCNIDTTVYNTVNVVTNLIPVVTHTGNNNNWGSTQFNACAGDSVLFYATGGSHYIFDFGDGTTATQTKPFNVPGFGVIDMVKHAYSATGTRKVVITYFNGCNNSAKDSLDIVIGTGQPVLGGILDLGNNFSACSPVPFLAAGGNSFEWNFGDGNTLTTSQPAINHTYLAPGSYNVSVKITNACGNSAIYVTTIDIKSMTISATTSPTTCYGGANGSITFSVINGIPPYTYSLDGGAYQASNIFTGLTAAVHTVDVKDANGCIETHSAAVSQPAAIAITPSSNNTACGASTGSASATAAGGTGSLTYTWSNGSTSPTASNLSAGIYSVTVNDANACTKTEGISVSNTTGPVVNVNSVTSNSCKGSCNASASVSATGVATLTYSWNSAPPQFTANTTNTLCAGIYVVVVTDGNGCMSAISATVTEPAEISIAPSETNSACSGGNGSASLTVTGGTGAYSYSWTTGSTAPTQNILSAGSYTVTVVDANVCSKTAEVVISEPDPLVVSIASVSDASCKGNDGSVAAATNGGTPLYFYTWSMGKVGSTINGLSAGGFTVTVTDNNGCTSTTNGTVNADPPFVPTITQNGNQLTGSTADQYQWNLNGSPISGATSQIYVATQTGNYTVTETNANGCTGTSTITVITITGIDSQQELSGIDIYPNPNNGSFNLILKADKNERVLLSVTDVTGKLVFDNLLTTSAGKNSYLINLSDNANGIYALRLISGGSVINKKIVVQ, via the coding sequence ATGAGAAATAAGCTATTTACTTTTTTCAATTTAAAGCCGCTTTGGATAGGTGTTTTTATTTTAATAATGTTTTCCGGAACAGCCTTATTTGCCGGAAGCCTGTTGTATACCTCTGCTGATTCCGCATGTCCGGGAGAAATTGTGAGTGCTTACATATATCCTGAATCCAGCCAAACCAATTGGAGCTTCGGAGACGGATTCACCTCAACTCAGCAAAACCCAGGTCATGCATATTCTACACCAAATACATATTTGCTAAGATGCATCTACTACAATTCTTCGACCGGAAAAAATGATACGGTGAAGCAAAATATTGTCATAATTAATAATGCGAAGCCAAGTGCAAAATTCAACGCCAGTACTTCGGCCTGCCCCGGCGACCTGATCAGATTTTATCCGAGAAACCTGAATGCTGTCACTTACTCATGGGCTTTTGGTGACGGCGGCATTTCTACCCAGCCACAACCAACCTACTTCTATTCTTCGCCCGGGAATTACCCTGTAACACTTACAATTACCAGTTCATGCGGACAGACGGGTGTTTATACCGATACTATTCGTGTTAAAAGCAATGTGCGCTTCAACTCAGCCGTAAGCATAAATTCGTCAACAGTTAAAAGTTGTCCGAGTGATCCTGTAGCATTCTTCTTCAATTACAATATCTCTCCTGCTTCGCAGCTATGGAAATTCGGAACGGGTGATTCATCCATCCTTCTTAATCCCACCTATTCATTTTCTGCATTAGGTACATACACAGTAACGGTTACGGCTAAAAATGGCTGCAATATTGATACAACATTATCAAGGATCATCTCTGTGGGAACAGCAAACCGCTGGAGCGGCAGCATTGATTATGAGGTTTCACCCGCTTCAGTTTGTCCGGGCGACAAAATCAGCTATAACGTTTATACTCCTGCAAAATCATATAGCTGGAATTTTGGAGACGCTGCTACATCATCAACCACAAGCGGTCAGCACTTTTATGCTGTGGCAAATACATACACAGTATCATTAAAACTCACCAACAATTGCAATATCGACACTACTGTATACAATACAGTGAACGTGGTAACAAATCTTATACCCGTAGTTACCCATACCGGAAATAACAATAATTGGGGCAGCACGCAATTTAATGCCTGTGCAGGCGATTCGGTGTTATTTTATGCTACCGGCGGATCTCATTATATTTTTGATTTCGGCGATGGGACAACGGCAACACAAACCAAACCCTTTAATGTACCTGGCTTTGGTGTTATTGATATGGTAAAGCACGCTTATTCTGCCACCGGCACCCGCAAAGTTGTAATAACGTATTTTAACGGATGCAATAATAGCGCGAAGGATTCTCTTGATATTGTTATAGGTACGGGACAACCTGTACTTGGTGGAATACTTGACCTTGGTAATAATTTCAGCGCCTGTTCACCTGTCCCGTTCCTTGCCGCGGGAGGCAATAGTTTTGAATGGAATTTCGGCGATGGCAACACACTTACTACAAGTCAGCCGGCGATCAATCATACCTACCTTGCACCCGGAAGTTATAACGTTTCGGTGAAGATCACTAATGCATGCGGGAATTCCGCTATATATGTTACTACCATTGACATAAAGTCCATGACAATAAGCGCCACCACAAGCCCCACAACATGTTATGGAGGCGCGAATGGCAGTATAACTTTCAGCGTGATCAATGGCATACCTCCTTATACATATTCGCTTGATGGCGGTGCTTATCAGGCATCGAATATTTTTACCGGATTAACAGCTGCTGTGCATACCGTTGATGTGAAAGATGCCAATGGCTGCATTGAAACGCATTCAGCCGCTGTAAGCCAGCCTGCGGCGATCGCCATTACCCCGTCGTCAAATAATACGGCGTGCGGCGCAAGTACGGGTTCGGCCTCAGCGACAGCAGCAGGAGGCACCGGATCGCTGACATACACCTGGAGCAATGGCTCAACTTCACCCACAGCAAGTAATTTGTCCGCAGGTATATATTCAGTAACTGTTAACGATGCGAACGCGTGTACCAAAACAGAAGGGATCAGTGTAAGTAATACAACGGGACCTGTTGTAAATGTTAATAGTGTTACATCAAATTCCTGCAAAGGATCCTGCAATGCTTCAGCATCTGTTTCCGCAACAGGAGTTGCTACATTAACATATTCATGGAATTCAGCGCCTCCTCAATTTACCGCTAACACTACCAACACTTTATGTGCGGGTATATATGTAGTTGTAGTAACCGATGGTAACGGCTGCATGTCGGCAATCAGTGCGACGGTTACGGAACCCGCGGAGATATCTATTGCTCCCTCAGAAACCAATAGTGCCTGTTCCGGAGGCAATGGAAGCGCTTCATTAACAGTTACCGGCGGAACCGGCGCATATTCTTACTCCTGGACAACAGGCTCAACAGCGCCAACACAGAACATCCTTTCGGCGGGATCATACACAGTAACAGTTGTTGATGCAAATGTTTGTTCTAAAACTGCCGAAGTGGTTATCTCAGAACCCGATCCGCTTGTGGTGAGCATTGCATCTGTATCCGATGCTTCCTGCAAGGGAAATGACGGTTCAGTGGCGGCCGCGACAAACGGGGGCACTCCGCTCTATTTTTATACATGGTCAATGGGGAAAGTGGGGTCGACCATAAACGGATTATCAGCAGGAGGATTTACTGTTACAGTTACAGATAACAACGGATGCACTTCAACAACCAATGGCACGGTCAATGCCGATCCGCCTTTTGTACCAACGATCACCCAAAACGGCAATCAACTTACCGGCAGCACCGCTGATCAATACCAATGGAACCTGAATGGAAGCCCGATATCTGGTGCCACTTCACAGATTTATGTTGCCACACAAACAGGGAATTATACTGTTACAGAAACGAATGCCAATGGATGTACCGGCACTTCAACGATAACTGTAATCACTATTACCGGCATCGATAGCCAACAGGAACTCAGTGGCATTGATATTTACCCTAACCCAAATAACGGCTCGTTCAATTTAATTCTTAAAGCAGATAAAAATGAAAGGGTTTTACTGTCCGTTACAGATGTAACCGGCAAGCTTGTATTTGATAATCTGCTGACCACCTCTGCCGGCAAAAATTCATATTTGATCAACCTGTCTGATAACGCAAATGGAATATATGCACTCCGATTGATCTCCGGGGGAAGTGTTATCAATAAGAAAATAGTTGTTCAATAG